One window of the Saccopteryx leptura isolate mSacLep1 chromosome 9, mSacLep1_pri_phased_curated, whole genome shotgun sequence genome contains the following:
- the PLEKHG4 gene encoding puratrophin-1 — protein sequence MQVINPSPPGPPAGAAQGEGLQGSPLPGELRSTPGQMAVDGSADDQKGTSGGSSGKSEKLVPSEVESLLCPMSSHLSLAHGKSASQGEGLVGDSDPDRVRPAGLDPGGLDSDSVDLGGPLSETSSQLLEADPSESSLSKPVDYLLAQDLSWELLASGMAALPGTRDVEGRAVLLLCAHSHTWRHPKGSSHELVRLLLYLRSIPRLEVQALGLTVLVDARVCPPSSSLFWGLSQLQEAAPGSVHQVLLVGKMPEEVPSGLQIEQLSSHQSLLTHISTSWLPASLGGDLPYCHEAWLDFRRRLEALLQSCQVVCALLQGAIESLKALPQPMETGEVSQLLRQAQVLMQYVLDSPRLAWLQCQGSIELAWLKQEVPEVTQSPDYRPAVDKADELYGRVDGLLHQLTLHSNRRVQALELVQTLQAQEGRLHQIEIWLQQVGWPALEEPKEPSLDMLLQAQGPFGELDRAAQEQARQGEKFLQPLSGWEAAELGPLGARFLALQAQLTEFSGALARRRQRLADAEKLLWFFKQASTWAEEGQRVLAELEQENPGVVLQPLQLHRTKHPDLPPAHFQKMWALATGLGSEGIRQECHWAWARCQDTWLALDQKLEAALKPPPTGSTASLCVSGVLAAAATRPLRKAYSLDRNLGQSLRESVYHCHHVVTVAACHRTEAGDGVQPGSSPTMPLPGSSDLRSPNRLQLVLAELVATEREYVRALDYTIENYFPELDRPDVPQGLRGQRAHLFGNLEKLRDFHCHFFLRELEACTRHPPRVAYAFLRHRVQFGMYALYSKNKPRSDALMASYGHAFFKDKQRALGDHLDLASYLLKPVQRMSKYALLLQELARACGGPMPELSALQAAQSLVRFQLQHGNDLLAMDAIQGCDVNLKEQGQLVRQDEFTVRAGRHKSLRRVFLFEELLLFSKPRRGPTGIDMFAYKRSFKMVDLGLTESCGDSNLRFEIWFRRCKARDTFVLQAANLATKQAWTADISSLLWRQAVHNKEVRMAEMMSMGVGNRAFRDIAPSEEAINDRTINYVLKCREVRSRASIAVAPFECDSPYLGASSSLPADPASRSVLGSLNLHLHRDPALQDLRSPLCSASFPEETALDADVELGSQPSLTPEDSEVSSQCPSASGSSGSDSSCVSGQALGRGLEDLSYV from the exons ATGCAGGTCATTAACCCCAGTCCCCCAGGACCACCAGCAGGGGCCGCCCAGGGTGAAGGGTTACAGGGCAGCCCCCTGCCTGGGGAGCTTCGGTCAACCCCAGGACAGATGGCTGTAGATGGGTCAGCGGATGACCAGAAGGGCACATCAGGAGGTTCCTCAGGCAAGTCAGAGAAACTGGTCCCCTCTGAAGTGGAGAGTCTCTTATGCCCAATGTCCTCCCACCTCAGCCTGGCACATGGCAAGAGTGCCAGCCAAGGGGAAGGTTTGGTAGGGGACTCAGATCCAGACAGGGTAAGGCCAGCTGGCTTGGACCCTGGAGGTTTGGATAGTGACTCTGTGGACCTTGGAGGCCCTTTATCTGAGACATCATCACAGCTGCTGGAGGCAG ACCCCAGTGAATCCAGCCTTTCCAAGCCTGTTGACTACCTTCTGGCCCAAGACCTATCCTGGGAGCTGTTGGCCAGTGGCATGGCTGCCCTGCCAG GGACTCGAGATGTAGAAGGCCGGGCAGTGCTGCTTCTATGCGCCCATAGCCACACCTGGCGTCATCCCAAGGGCAGCAGCCATGAGCTCGTTCGCCTCCTGCTCTACCTGCGAAGCATCCCCAG GCTCGAAGTACAGGCCCTGGGACTGACTGTACTAGTGGATGCCCGAGTTTGTCCCCCGAGCTCTTCCCTCTTCTGGGGGCTCAGCCAACTGCAG GAAGCAGCCCCAGGGTCTGTGCACCAGGTGCTGCTGGTCGGGAAAATGCCAGAGGAGGTGCCTTCAGGGCTGCAG ATAGAGCAGCTGTCCTCTCATCAGAGCCTCCTGACCCACATCTCCACTtcatggctccctgcttctctgGGAGGAGATCTGCCTTACTGCCATGAGGCCTGGCTGGACTTCCGGAGG CGTCTGGAAGCCTTACTGCAGAGCTGCCAGGTGGTGTGTGCCCTGCTCCAGGGGGCCATTGAAAGCCTGAAGGCTCTGCCCCAGCCCATGGAGACTGGG GAAGTGAGTCAGCTTCTACGGCAGGCACAGGTCCTGATGCAGTACGTGCTAGACTCACCACGGCTGGCATGGCTACAATGCCAGGGGAGCATAGAGTTGGCATGGCTGAAACAGGAGGTCCCAGAGGTGACCCAGAGCCCAGACTACAG GCCAGCAGTGGACAAGGCTGATGAACTGTATGGCCGCGTGGATGGGCTGCTGCACCAACTGACCCTGCACAGTAACCGTCGAGTACAGGCACTGGAGTTGGTCCAGACCCTACAGGCCCAGGAGGGCAGGCTGCACCAG ATTGAAATATGGCTGCAGCAGGTAGGCTGGCCAGCACTGGAGGAGCCCAAGGAGCCTTCACTGGACATGCTGCTGCAGGCCCAAGGCCCATTTGGGGAGCTAGACCGAGCTGCCCAG GAGCAGGCCAGGCAAGGGGAGAAGTTTCTGCAGCCACTGTCTGGCTGGGAGGCAGCTGAACTGGGCCCCCTTGGGGCCCGCTTTCTGGCCCTGCAAGCCCAACTGACTGAATTCTCTGGGGCTTTGGcccggcggcggcagcggctggCAGATGCTGAGAAGCTGTTGTGGTTCTTCAAGCAG GCCTCAACATGGGCTGAGGAGGGGCAGCGGGTGTTGGCAGAGTTGGAGCAGGAGAATCCAGGGGTCGTGCTGCAGCCGCTGCAGCTACACCGGACCAAGCACCCTGACTTGCCTCCTGCCCACTTCCAAAAGATGTGGGCTCTGGCCACAGGGCTAGGCTCTGAAGGCATTCGCCAAGAGTGCCACTGGGCCTGGGCACGGTGCCAGGACACCTGGCTGGCCCTGGACCAGAAGCTAGAGGCTGCACTGAAGCCACCACCAACGGGCAGCACAGCTAGCCTGTGTGTCAGCGGGGTCCTAGCTGCAGCTGCCACCCGTCCCCTGAGGAAGGCGTACAGCCTTGACCGGAATCTGGGGCAGAGTCTCAGAGAGTCTGTCTACCACTGCCACCATGTGGTCACTGTGGCTGCCTGCCACAGAACAGAGGCTGGAGATGGTGTCCAGCCAGGGTCATCCCCCACCATGCCTCTGCCAGGCAGCTCTGATCTCAGGAGTCCCAACAG ACTGCAGCTGGTGCTGGCAGAGTTGGTGGCTACGGAGCGGGAGTATGTCCGTGCCCTTGACTATACCATAGAGAACTACTTCCCCGAGCTGGATCGCCCCGATGTGCCCCAGGGCCTCCGTGGCCAGCGTGCCCACCTCTTTGGCAACCTGGAGAAGCTGCGCGACTTCCACTGCCATTTCTTCCTGAGGGAGCTGGAGGCCTGCACGCGGCATCCACCCCGCGTGGCCTATGCCTTCCTGCGTCAT AGGGTGCAGTTTGGGATGTATGCACTGTACAGCAAAAATAAACCTCGTTCCGATGCCCTGATGGCCAGCTACGGTCACGCCTTCTTTAAG GACAAGCAGCGAGCACTGGGGGACCACCTGGACTTGGCCTCCTACTTGCTAAAACCCGTCCAGCGCATGAGCAAGTACGCACTGCTGCTTCAGGAGCTGGCGCGGGCCTGCGGGGGGCCCATGCCAGAGCTGAGCGCACTGCAGGCTGCCCAGAGCCTGGTGCGCTTCCAGCTGCAGCACGGCAACGACCTGCTCGCCATGGATGCCATCCAGGGCTGTGAC GTTAACCTCAAGGAACAGGGGCAGCTGGTGCGACAAGATGAGTTCACAGTGCGTGCCGGGCGCCACAAGTCCCTGCGCCGTGTTTTCCTCTTTGAGGAGCTGCTGCTCTTCAGCAAGCCTCGCCGAGGACCCACGGGCATCGACATGTTTGCCTACAAGCGCTCCTTCAAG ATGGTGGACCTTGGCCTCACTGAGAGCTGTGGGGACAGCAACCTGCGCTTTGAGATCTGGTTCCGCCGATGCAAGGccagggacacctttgtgttGCAAGCTGCCAACTTGGCCACCAAGCAGGCTTGGACGGCTGATATCTCCAGCCTGCTCTGGAGGCAGGCTGTCCACAACAAGG AGGTGCGCATGGCTGAGATGATGTCCATGGGTGTGGGGAACAGAGCCTTCCGGGACATCGCCCCCAGTGAGGAAGCTATCAACGACCGCACCATCAACTATGTTTTAAAGTGCCGAG AAGTTCGTTCTCGGGCCTCCATTGCTGTGGCCCCATTTGAGTGCGATAGCCCCTACCTGGGGGCATCGAGCTCCCTCCCTGCAGACCCTGCCTCCCGCTCTGTACTGGGCTCCCTCAACCTGCACCTGCACAGAGACCCGGCTCTTCAGGACCTCCGTTCGCCCCTGTGTTCTGCCAGCTTCCCCGAGGAAACAGCGCTGGACGCTGACGTGGAGCTGGGCAGCCAGCCGTCCTTGA CTCCTGAGGACTCAGAGGTCTCATCCCAGTGCCCGTCGGCTAGTGGCTCCAGTGGCTCTGACAGCAGCTGTGTGTCAGGGCAGGCCCTGGGCAGGGGCCTCGAGGACTTGTCCTAT GTCTGA
- the SLC9A5 gene encoding sodium/hydrogen exchanger 5 isoform X3 yields MLRAVLPLLGLPLAGAAATEEPTQEPGSPGEPPPGLALFRWQWHEVEAPYLVALWILVASLAKIVFHLSRKVTSLVPESCLLILLGLVLGGIVLAVAKKAEYQLEPGTFFLFLLPPIVLDSGYFMPSRLFFDNLGAILTYAVVGTLWNAFTTGAALWGLQQVGFVAPRVQAAFLDFLLFGSLISAVDPVAVLAVFEEVHVNETLFIIVFGESLLNDAVTVVLYKVCNSFVEMGSANVQATDYMKGVASLFVVSLGGAAVGLVFAFLLALTTRFTKRVRIIEPLLVFLLAYAAYLTAEMASLSAILAVTMCGLGCKKYVEANISHKSRTTVKYTMKTLASCAETVIFMLLGISAVDSSKWAWDSGLVLGTLFFILFFRALGVVLQTWVLNQFRLVPLDKIDQVVMSYGGLRGAVAFALVILLDNTKVPAKDYFVATTIVVVFFTVIVQGLTIKPLVKWLKVKRSEHHKPTLNQELHEHTFDHILAAVEDVVGHHGYHYWRDRWEQFDKKYLSQLLMRRSAYRIRDQIWDVYYRLNIRDAISFVDQGGHVLCSTGLTLPSMPSRNSVAETSVTNLLRESGSGACLDLQVIDTVRSGRDREDAVMHHLLCGGLYKPRRRGALRCVQVHVSFPPLQPVQRRSYPGRVGRGTWQSLCPRKPPRLCQWTCRRAGIRASHLWRAWHPHPAPRPQL; encoded by the exons TGTTTCACTTGTCTCGGAAGGTGACATCTCTGGTCCCTGAGAGCTGCCTGCTGATTTTACTGGGACTGGTGCTTGGAGGCATCGTCTTGGCTGTGGCCAAGAAAGCTGAGTACCAACTGGAGCCAGgcaccttcttcctcttcctgctgcCTCCTATCGTGCTAGATTCAGGCTATTTCATGCCTAGCCGGCTGTTCTTTGACAATTTGGGTGCCATCCTCACCTATGCTGTGGTGGGCACACTCTGGAATGCCTTCACAACAGGGGCTGCCCTTTGGGGCCTGCAGCAGGTGGGATTTGTGG CCCCTAGAGTACAGGCTGCCTTTCTGGACTTCCTGCTGTTTGGGAGCCTCATCTCAGCGGTGGACCCTGTGGCTGTGCTGGCTGTCTTTGAGGAGGTGCACGTCAACGAGACTCTCTTTATCATTGTCTTTGGCGAGTCCCTGCTTAATGATGCAGTCACCGTG GTGCTGTACAAGGTCTGCAACTCCTTTGTAGAGATGGGCTCTGCCAATGTGCAGGCCACTGACTACATGAAGGGAGTCG cctccctgtttGTGGTCAGTCTGGGCGGGGCAGCCGTGGGCTTAGTCTTTGCCTTCCTCCTGGCCCTGACCACACGCTTCACCAAGCGGGTCCGCATCATCGAGCCACTGCTGGTCTTCCTCCTCGCCTATGCGGCCTACCTCACTGCTGAAATGGCCTCACTCTCAGCCATTCTTGC gGTGACTATGTGTGGCCTGGGCTGTAAGAAGTATGTGGAGGCCAACATCTCCCATAAGTCACGCACAACTGTCAAATACACAATGAAGACTCTAGCTAGCTGTGCTGAGACCGTCATCTTCATGCTGCTTGGCATCTCAGCTGTGGACTCTTCTAAGTGGGCCTGGGACTCTGGGCTGGTGCTGGGCACCCTCTTCTTCATCCTGTTCTTCCGAGCCCTTG GTGTAGTCCTGCAGACGTGGGTGCTGAATCAGTTCCGGCTGGTCCCTCTGGACAAGATTGACCAAGTGGTGATGTCCTATGGGGGCCTTCGTGGGGCTGTGGCTTTCGCTCTTGTCATCCTACTGGACAATACCAAGGTCCCTGCCAAGGACTACTTTGTGGCCACTACTATTGTGGTGGTCTTCTTCACAGTCATTGTGCAG GGCCTGACCATCAAGCCACTGGTCAAGTGGCTGAAGGTGAAGAGGAGTGAGCATCACAAACCCACACTGAACCAGGAGCTGCATGAGCAT ACTTTTGACCACATTCTGGCTGCAGTGGAGGACGTTGTGGGGCACCATGGCTACCACTACTGGAGGGACAG GTGGGAGCAGTTTGACAAGAAGTACCTGAGTCAGCTGCTGATGCGGCGGTCGGCCTACCGCATCCGGGACCAGATCTGGGATGTGTACTACAGACTCAACATCCGGGATGCCATCAGCTTCGTGGACCAG GGAGGCCATGTCTTATGCTCCACAGGGCTCACTCTGCCCTCTATGCCCAGCCGAAATTCTGTGGCAGAGACCTCTGTCACCAACCTGCT GAGGGAGAGTGGCAGTGGAGCGTGTCTGGATCTGCAGGTGATTGATACAGTACGGAGTGGCCGGGACCGTGAGGATGCTGTGATGCACCACCTGCTCTGTGGAGGCCTCTACAAGCCACGCCGCAGG GGAGCCTTGAGGTGTGTCCAAGTCCACGTATCATTCCCCCCTCTCCAACCTGTGCAGAGAAGGAGCTACCCTGGAAGAGTGGGCAGGGGGACCTGGCAGTCTTTGTGTCCTCGGAAACCACCAAGATTGTGCCAGTGGACATGCAGACGGGCTGGAATCAGAGCATCTCATCTCTGGAGAGCCTGGCATCCCCACCCTGCACCCAGGCCCCAACTATGA
- the SLC9A5 gene encoding sodium/hydrogen exchanger 5 isoform X2 — protein sequence MGSANVQATDYMKGVASLFVVSLGGAAVGLVFAFLLALTTRFTKRVRIIEPLLVFLLAYAAYLTAEMASLSAILAVTMCGLGCKKYVEANISHKSRTTVKYTMKTLASCAETVIFMLLGISAVDSSKWAWDSGLVLGTLFFILFFRALGVVLQTWVLNQFRLVPLDKIDQVVMSYGGLRGAVAFALVILLDNTKVPAKDYFVATTIVVVFFTVIVQGLTIKPLVKWLKVKRSEHHKPTLNQELHEHTFDHILAAVEDVVGHHGYHYWRDRWEQFDKKYLSQLLMRRSAYRIRDQIWDVYYRLNIRDAISFVDQGGHVLCSTGLTLPSMPSRNSVAETSVTNLLRESGSGACLDLQVIDTVRSGRDREDAVMHHLLCGGLYKPRRRYKASCSRHLILEDAQERQDKEIFQQNMKRRLESFKSTKHNICFTKSKPRSRKAGGKKKNAVANTAATNGKPPRDLGFQDTAAVVLTVESEEEEESDSSETEKEDDEGIIFVARATNEVLQEGKVSGSLEVCPSPRIIPPSPTCAEKELPWKSGQGDLAVFVSSETTKIVPVDMQTGWNQSISSLESLASPPCTQAPTMTHLPPHPLAAEEPQAPLDLPSDSRPSFAFPPSLAKAGRSRSESSADIPRQQELQPLMEHEDHSHLSPGTANSHWCIQFNRGGRL from the exons ATGGGCTCTGCCAATGTGCAGGCCACTGACTACATGAAGGGAGTCG cctccctgtttGTGGTCAGTCTGGGCGGGGCAGCCGTGGGCTTAGTCTTTGCCTTCCTCCTGGCCCTGACCACACGCTTCACCAAGCGGGTCCGCATCATCGAGCCACTGCTGGTCTTCCTCCTCGCCTATGCGGCCTACCTCACTGCTGAAATGGCCTCACTCTCAGCCATTCTTGC gGTGACTATGTGTGGCCTGGGCTGTAAGAAGTATGTGGAGGCCAACATCTCCCATAAGTCACGCACAACTGTCAAATACACAATGAAGACTCTAGCTAGCTGTGCTGAGACCGTCATCTTCATGCTGCTTGGCATCTCAGCTGTGGACTCTTCTAAGTGGGCCTGGGACTCTGGGCTGGTGCTGGGCACCCTCTTCTTCATCCTGTTCTTCCGAGCCCTTG GTGTAGTCCTGCAGACGTGGGTGCTGAATCAGTTCCGGCTGGTCCCTCTGGACAAGATTGACCAAGTGGTGATGTCCTATGGGGGCCTTCGTGGGGCTGTGGCTTTCGCTCTTGTCATCCTACTGGACAATACCAAGGTCCCTGCCAAGGACTACTTTGTGGCCACTACTATTGTGGTGGTCTTCTTCACAGTCATTGTGCAG GGCCTGACCATCAAGCCACTGGTCAAGTGGCTGAAGGTGAAGAGGAGTGAGCATCACAAACCCACACTGAACCAGGAGCTGCATGAGCAT ACTTTTGACCACATTCTGGCTGCAGTGGAGGACGTTGTGGGGCACCATGGCTACCACTACTGGAGGGACAG GTGGGAGCAGTTTGACAAGAAGTACCTGAGTCAGCTGCTGATGCGGCGGTCGGCCTACCGCATCCGGGACCAGATCTGGGATGTGTACTACAGACTCAACATCCGGGATGCCATCAGCTTCGTGGACCAG GGAGGCCATGTCTTATGCTCCACAGGGCTCACTCTGCCCTCTATGCCCAGCCGAAATTCTGTGGCAGAGACCTCTGTCACCAACCTGCT GAGGGAGAGTGGCAGTGGAGCGTGTCTGGATCTGCAGGTGATTGATACAGTACGGAGTGGCCGGGACCGTGAGGATGCTGTGATGCACCACCTGCTCTGTGGAGGCCTCTACAAGCCACGCCGCAGG TACAAAGCCAGCTGCAGCCGCCACTTGATCTTGGAGGACGCGCAGGAGCGGCAGGACAAGGAGATCTTCCAGCAGAACATGAAGCGGCGGCTGGAGTCCTTTAAGTCCACCAAGCACAACATCTGCTTCACCAAGAGCAAGCCACGATCCCGCAAGGCTGGCGGCAAGAAG AAGAATGCTGTAGCGAATACTGCAGCTACAAATGGGAAACCTCCTCGAGACCTGGGCTTTCAGGACACAG CTGCTGTGGTCTTAACTGTGGAgtctgaggaggaggaagagagcgaTAGTtctgagacagagaaggaggacgACGAGGGGATCATCTTTGTGGCTCGGGCCACCAATGAGGTTCTCCAAGAGGGCAAGGTCTCAG GGAGCCTTGAGGTGTGTCCAAGTCCACGTATCATTCCCCCCTCTCCAACCTGTGCAGAGAAGGAGCTACCCTGGAAGAGTGGGCAGGGGGACCTGGCAGTCTTTGTGTCCTCGGAAACCACCAAGATTGTGCCAGTGGACATGCAGACGGGCTGGAATCAGAGCATCTCATCTCTGGAGAGCCTGGCATCCCCACCCTGCACCCAGGCCCCAACTATGACTCACCTGCCTCCTCACCCACTGGCTGCTGAAGAGCCCCAGGCCCCTCTTGACTTGCCTTCTGATTCACGCCCTAGCTTTGCCTTTCCCCCAAGCCTGGCCAAGGCTGGCCGTTCTCGCAGTGAGAGCAGCGCTGACATCCCCCGCCAGCAGGAGCTGCAGCCCCTCATGGAACATGAGGACCACTCGCATCTCAGCCCAGGCACTGCCAACTCCCACTGGTGCATCCAGTTCAACAGAGGTGGCCGGCTGTAG
- the SLC9A5 gene encoding sodium/hydrogen exchanger 5 isoform X1 produces MLRAVLPLLGLPLAGAAATEEPTQEPGSPGEPPPGLALFRWQWHEVEAPYLVALWILVASLAKIVFHLSRKVTSLVPESCLLILLGLVLGGIVLAVAKKAEYQLEPGTFFLFLLPPIVLDSGYFMPSRLFFDNLGAILTYAVVGTLWNAFTTGAALWGLQQVGFVAPRVQAAFLDFLLFGSLISAVDPVAVLAVFEEVHVNETLFIIVFGESLLNDAVTVVLYKVCNSFVEMGSANVQATDYMKGVASLFVVSLGGAAVGLVFAFLLALTTRFTKRVRIIEPLLVFLLAYAAYLTAEMASLSAILAVTMCGLGCKKYVEANISHKSRTTVKYTMKTLASCAETVIFMLLGISAVDSSKWAWDSGLVLGTLFFILFFRALGVVLQTWVLNQFRLVPLDKIDQVVMSYGGLRGAVAFALVILLDNTKVPAKDYFVATTIVVVFFTVIVQGLTIKPLVKWLKVKRSEHHKPTLNQELHEHTFDHILAAVEDVVGHHGYHYWRDRWEQFDKKYLSQLLMRRSAYRIRDQIWDVYYRLNIRDAISFVDQGGHVLCSTGLTLPSMPSRNSVAETSVTNLLRESGSGACLDLQVIDTVRSGRDREDAVMHHLLCGGLYKPRRRYKASCSRHLILEDAQERQDKEIFQQNMKRRLESFKSTKHNICFTKSKPRSRKAGGKKKNAVANTAATNGKPPRDLGFQDTAAVVLTVESEEEEESDSSETEKEDDEGIIFVARATNEVLQEGKVSGSLEVCPSPRIIPPSPTCAEKELPWKSGQGDLAVFVSSETTKIVPVDMQTGWNQSISSLESLASPPCTQAPTMTHLPPHPLAAEEPQAPLDLPSDSRPSFAFPPSLAKAGRSRSESSADIPRQQELQPLMEHEDHSHLSPGTANSHWCIQFNRGGRL; encoded by the exons TGTTTCACTTGTCTCGGAAGGTGACATCTCTGGTCCCTGAGAGCTGCCTGCTGATTTTACTGGGACTGGTGCTTGGAGGCATCGTCTTGGCTGTGGCCAAGAAAGCTGAGTACCAACTGGAGCCAGgcaccttcttcctcttcctgctgcCTCCTATCGTGCTAGATTCAGGCTATTTCATGCCTAGCCGGCTGTTCTTTGACAATTTGGGTGCCATCCTCACCTATGCTGTGGTGGGCACACTCTGGAATGCCTTCACAACAGGGGCTGCCCTTTGGGGCCTGCAGCAGGTGGGATTTGTGG CCCCTAGAGTACAGGCTGCCTTTCTGGACTTCCTGCTGTTTGGGAGCCTCATCTCAGCGGTGGACCCTGTGGCTGTGCTGGCTGTCTTTGAGGAGGTGCACGTCAACGAGACTCTCTTTATCATTGTCTTTGGCGAGTCCCTGCTTAATGATGCAGTCACCGTG GTGCTGTACAAGGTCTGCAACTCCTTTGTAGAGATGGGCTCTGCCAATGTGCAGGCCACTGACTACATGAAGGGAGTCG cctccctgtttGTGGTCAGTCTGGGCGGGGCAGCCGTGGGCTTAGTCTTTGCCTTCCTCCTGGCCCTGACCACACGCTTCACCAAGCGGGTCCGCATCATCGAGCCACTGCTGGTCTTCCTCCTCGCCTATGCGGCCTACCTCACTGCTGAAATGGCCTCACTCTCAGCCATTCTTGC gGTGACTATGTGTGGCCTGGGCTGTAAGAAGTATGTGGAGGCCAACATCTCCCATAAGTCACGCACAACTGTCAAATACACAATGAAGACTCTAGCTAGCTGTGCTGAGACCGTCATCTTCATGCTGCTTGGCATCTCAGCTGTGGACTCTTCTAAGTGGGCCTGGGACTCTGGGCTGGTGCTGGGCACCCTCTTCTTCATCCTGTTCTTCCGAGCCCTTG GTGTAGTCCTGCAGACGTGGGTGCTGAATCAGTTCCGGCTGGTCCCTCTGGACAAGATTGACCAAGTGGTGATGTCCTATGGGGGCCTTCGTGGGGCTGTGGCTTTCGCTCTTGTCATCCTACTGGACAATACCAAGGTCCCTGCCAAGGACTACTTTGTGGCCACTACTATTGTGGTGGTCTTCTTCACAGTCATTGTGCAG GGCCTGACCATCAAGCCACTGGTCAAGTGGCTGAAGGTGAAGAGGAGTGAGCATCACAAACCCACACTGAACCAGGAGCTGCATGAGCAT ACTTTTGACCACATTCTGGCTGCAGTGGAGGACGTTGTGGGGCACCATGGCTACCACTACTGGAGGGACAG GTGGGAGCAGTTTGACAAGAAGTACCTGAGTCAGCTGCTGATGCGGCGGTCGGCCTACCGCATCCGGGACCAGATCTGGGATGTGTACTACAGACTCAACATCCGGGATGCCATCAGCTTCGTGGACCAG GGAGGCCATGTCTTATGCTCCACAGGGCTCACTCTGCCCTCTATGCCCAGCCGAAATTCTGTGGCAGAGACCTCTGTCACCAACCTGCT GAGGGAGAGTGGCAGTGGAGCGTGTCTGGATCTGCAGGTGATTGATACAGTACGGAGTGGCCGGGACCGTGAGGATGCTGTGATGCACCACCTGCTCTGTGGAGGCCTCTACAAGCCACGCCGCAGG TACAAAGCCAGCTGCAGCCGCCACTTGATCTTGGAGGACGCGCAGGAGCGGCAGGACAAGGAGATCTTCCAGCAGAACATGAAGCGGCGGCTGGAGTCCTTTAAGTCCACCAAGCACAACATCTGCTTCACCAAGAGCAAGCCACGATCCCGCAAGGCTGGCGGCAAGAAG AAGAATGCTGTAGCGAATACTGCAGCTACAAATGGGAAACCTCCTCGAGACCTGGGCTTTCAGGACACAG CTGCTGTGGTCTTAACTGTGGAgtctgaggaggaggaagagagcgaTAGTtctgagacagagaaggaggacgACGAGGGGATCATCTTTGTGGCTCGGGCCACCAATGAGGTTCTCCAAGAGGGCAAGGTCTCAG GGAGCCTTGAGGTGTGTCCAAGTCCACGTATCATTCCCCCCTCTCCAACCTGTGCAGAGAAGGAGCTACCCTGGAAGAGTGGGCAGGGGGACCTGGCAGTCTTTGTGTCCTCGGAAACCACCAAGATTGTGCCAGTGGACATGCAGACGGGCTGGAATCAGAGCATCTCATCTCTGGAGAGCCTGGCATCCCCACCCTGCACCCAGGCCCCAACTATGACTCACCTGCCTCCTCACCCACTGGCTGCTGAAGAGCCCCAGGCCCCTCTTGACTTGCCTTCTGATTCACGCCCTAGCTTTGCCTTTCCCCCAAGCCTGGCCAAGGCTGGCCGTTCTCGCAGTGAGAGCAGCGCTGACATCCCCCGCCAGCAGGAGCTGCAGCCCCTCATGGAACATGAGGACCACTCGCATCTCAGCCCAGGCACTGCCAACTCCCACTGGTGCATCCAGTTCAACAGAGGTGGCCGGCTGTAG